One Bradyrhizobium sp. ISRA464 genomic window carries:
- a CDS encoding homospermidine synthase encodes MSPSSQIHAKISGPIVMIGFGSIGKGTLPLIERHFDYDKSRITVIDPKDEGRKAHCEKHNVRFIQQALTKDNYRDLLTPLLTEGGGQGFCVNLSVDTGSTDIMELCNELGALYIDTVNEPWLGFYFDSSKGPEARSNYALREVTLAAKKARPAGSTTAVSCCGANPGMVSFFVKQALLNVAADLKLNAPKPKTKAEWADLMRQAGVKGIHIAERDTQRSKSPKEPDVFVNTWSVEGFLSEGVQPSELGWGTHEKWMPENARTHEAGCGAAIYLMQPGANTRVRTWCPTRGAQYGFLVTHNESISISDYFTVRDASGTVIYRPTCHYAYHPADDAVLSLHEMFGRATKMQEKHHILDENEIVDGIDELGVLLFGHDNNAYWYGSQLSIEETRKLAPYQNATGLQVTSAVLGGMVWALENPNEGIVEADEMDFDRLLEIQMPYLGPVKGFYTDWTPLTDRPGLFPEDIDTSDPWQFRNVLVR; translated from the coding sequence ATGAGCCCCTCCTCGCAGATCCACGCGAAAATTTCCGGCCCCATTGTCATGATCGGCTTCGGCTCGATCGGCAAAGGCACCTTGCCTTTGATCGAGCGCCATTTCGACTATGACAAGTCGCGCATCACCGTGATCGATCCTAAGGACGAGGGCCGCAAGGCACATTGCGAGAAGCACAATGTAAGGTTCATCCAGCAGGCCCTGACCAAGGACAATTATCGCGACTTACTGACCCCGCTGCTCACTGAAGGCGGCGGCCAGGGTTTTTGCGTCAATCTCTCGGTCGATACCGGCTCTACCGACATCATGGAGCTCTGCAACGAACTTGGCGCTCTTTATATCGATACCGTCAACGAGCCCTGGCTCGGCTTCTATTTCGATTCTTCGAAGGGCCCGGAAGCCCGCTCCAACTACGCCCTTCGCGAAGTGACGCTGGCCGCCAAGAAGGCGCGCCCCGCGGGCTCGACGACGGCCGTCTCGTGCTGTGGCGCCAATCCCGGCATGGTCTCCTTTTTCGTCAAGCAGGCGCTACTCAATGTCGCCGCTGATCTGAAGCTCAATGCTCCCAAGCCGAAGACCAAAGCCGAATGGGCGGACTTGATGCGGCAAGCTGGTGTCAAGGGCATCCACATCGCCGAACGCGACACCCAGCGCTCCAAGTCGCCGAAAGAGCCGGACGTCTTCGTGAACACTTGGTCGGTGGAAGGTTTCCTGTCGGAAGGCGTCCAGCCGTCCGAACTCGGTTGGGGCACCCATGAAAAATGGATGCCCGAGAATGCGCGTACCCACGAAGCTGGCTGCGGCGCCGCCATTTATCTGATGCAGCCCGGCGCCAACACGCGCGTGCGCACTTGGTGCCCGACCCGCGGCGCGCAGTATGGCTTCCTCGTCACCCACAATGAATCGATCTCAATCTCCGACTACTTCACGGTGCGCGACGCATCGGGCACGGTGATCTATCGGCCGACCTGCCACTATGCCTATCATCCGGCTGACGATGCCGTGCTGTCGCTGCATGAAATGTTCGGCCGCGCAACGAAGATGCAGGAAAAGCACCACATCCTCGATGAGAACGAAATCGTCGACGGCATCGACGAACTCGGCGTGCTGCTGTTCGGCCATGACAACAATGCCTACTGGTACGGCTCGCAGCTCTCCATCGAAGAGACCCGCAAACTCGCGCCCTATCAGAACGCCACCGGCCTGCAAGTGACCTCCGCCGTGCTCGGCGGCATGGTGTGGGCGCTGGAAAACCCGAACGAAGGCATCGTCGAAGCCGACGAGATGGATTTCGATCGTCTGCTGGAAATCCAGATGCCGTATCTCGGCCCTGTGAAGGGTTTCTACACCGACTGGACCCCGCTGACGGATCGTCCGGGACTGTTTCCGGAAGATATCGATACGAGCGATCCCTGGCAGTTCCGCAATGTTCTGGTGCGCTGA
- a CDS encoding GTP-binding protein has translation MAEASQKIPVTVLTGYLGAGKTTLLNRILSENHGKKYAVIVNEFGEIGIDNDLIIGADEEVFEMNNGCVCCTVRGDLVRIMDGLMKRKGKFDAIIVETTGLADPAPVAQTFFVDEDVQKNARLDAVVTVADAKWLSDRLKDAPEAKNQIAFADVIVLNKTDLVSKPELAEVEARIRGINPYAKLHRTERCQVGLTDVLERGAFDLDRILEIEPDFLEADDDHDHDHHHHDHDHHHHHDHDHGRLKHYHDEDMHSLSLRSEKPLDPTKFMPWLQQLVATEGQKILRSKGILAFTGDDDRYVFQGVHMMLEGDHQRKWKDGEKRESRVVFIGRDLPEQAIRDGFEQCITT, from the coding sequence ATGGCTGAAGCATCGCAAAAGATTCCTGTGACCGTGCTGACGGGCTATCTCGGCGCCGGGAAGACCACGCTTTTGAACCGCATCCTGTCGGAGAACCACGGCAAGAAATACGCCGTGATCGTCAACGAATTCGGTGAGATCGGCATCGACAACGACCTCATCATCGGCGCCGACGAAGAAGTGTTCGAGATGAACAATGGCTGCGTCTGCTGCACCGTGCGCGGCGACCTCGTCCGCATCATGGACGGGTTGATGAAGCGCAAGGGCAAGTTCGACGCCATCATCGTCGAGACCACGGGGCTTGCCGATCCGGCGCCGGTCGCGCAGACCTTCTTCGTCGACGAGGACGTGCAGAAGAATGCCCGGCTCGATGCCGTCGTGACGGTAGCCGATGCCAAATGGCTGAGCGATCGCCTGAAGGACGCGCCCGAGGCCAAGAACCAGATCGCCTTCGCCGATGTCATCGTGCTGAACAAGACCGATCTGGTCTCGAAGCCCGAACTCGCCGAGGTCGAGGCCCGCATCCGCGGCATCAACCCCTATGCCAAGCTGCACCGCACCGAGCGTTGCCAGGTGGGGCTGACCGATGTGCTGGAGCGCGGCGCATTCGATCTCGACCGCATCCTGGAGATCGAGCCGGACTTCCTCGAGGCCGACGACGATCACGATCACGATCATCACCATCACGACCATGATCATCACCACCATCATGATCACGACCATGGCAGGCTGAAGCACTATCACGACGAGGACATGCACTCGCTGTCGCTGCGCTCCGAGAAGCCGCTCGATCCGACCAAGTTCATGCCGTGGCTGCAGCAGCTCGTCGCCACCGAGGGCCAGAAGATCCTGCGCTCGAAGGGCATCCTCGCTTTCACCGGTGATGACGACCGCTACGTCTTCCAGGGCGTCCACATGATGTTGGAGGGCGATCACCAGCGGAAATGGAAGGACGGCGAGAAGCGCGAAAGCCGGGTCGTGTTCATCGGTCGCGATCTGCCCGAACAGGCGATCCGCGACGGCTTCGAGCAGTGCATCACCACGTGA
- a CDS encoding type III PLP-dependent enzyme codes for MTERIQEFLRNRRSEGLDTEPCLVVDLEVVRDNYQSFAKALPDSRVFYAVKANPAPEVLSLLASLGSCFDTATVAEIEMTLAAGATPDRISYGNTIKKERDIARAFALGIRLFAVDCAAEVEKVARAAPGARVFCRILYDCAGAEWPLSRKFGCDPEMAVEVLDLAKRLGLDPCGISFHVGSQQRKVKAWDRALAMASTVFRDCAERGINLTMVNMGGGFPTKYLKDVPPVVQYGRSIFRALRKHFGNQIPETIIEPGRGMVGNAGIIETEVVLISRKSDEDEVRWVYLDIGKFGGLAETMDESIRYAIRTSHDGADMTPCVLAGPTCDSADVLYEKLPYPLPVTLEIGDKLLIEGTGAYTSTYSSVAFNGIPPLKTYHI; via the coding sequence ATGACTGAACGTATCCAGGAATTCCTGCGCAACCGCCGCAGCGAGGGCCTCGACACCGAGCCGTGCCTCGTCGTCGACCTCGAAGTCGTGCGCGACAACTATCAGAGCTTCGCCAAGGCGCTGCCGGACAGCCGCGTGTTCTACGCGGTGAAGGCGAACCCGGCGCCCGAGGTGCTGTCGCTGCTCGCCTCACTCGGCTCCTGCTTCGACACCGCCACCGTCGCGGAGATCGAGATGACGCTGGCCGCTGGTGCGACGCCGGACCGCATCTCCTATGGCAACACCATCAAGAAGGAGCGCGACATCGCGCGCGCCTTCGCGCTCGGCATTCGGCTGTTCGCGGTCGACTGCGCCGCCGAGGTCGAGAAGGTCGCTCGTGCCGCTCCCGGCGCCCGGGTGTTCTGCCGCATCCTCTATGACTGCGCCGGCGCCGAGTGGCCGCTGTCGCGCAAGTTCGGCTGCGATCCGGAGATGGCGGTGGAGGTGCTCGACCTCGCCAAGCGCCTCGGGCTCGATCCGTGCGGCATCTCGTTCCATGTCGGCTCGCAGCAGCGCAAGGTGAAGGCGTGGGACCGCGCGCTCGCCATGGCGTCGACCGTGTTTCGCGACTGCGCCGAGCGCGGCATCAACCTGACCATGGTCAACATGGGCGGCGGCTTCCCGACCAAGTATCTCAAGGACGTCCCCCCGGTCGTGCAGTACGGCCGGTCGATCTTCCGCGCGCTGCGCAAGCATTTCGGCAACCAGATCCCGGAGACGATCATCGAACCGGGCCGCGGCATGGTCGGCAATGCCGGCATCATCGAGACCGAGGTCGTGCTGATCTCGCGGAAGAGCGACGAGGATGAGGTGCGCTGGGTCTATCTCGACATCGGCAAGTTCGGCGGTCTCGCCGAGACCATGGACGAATCGATCCGCTACGCCATCCGCACCTCGCATGACGGGGCGGACATGACGCCGTGCGTGCTCGCAGGTCCGACCTGCGATAGCGCCGACGTGCTGTACGAGAAGCTGCCGTATCCGCTCCCGGTGACGCTCGAGATCGGCGACAAGCTGCTGATCGAAGGCACCGGCGCCTATACGTCGACCTACTCGTCGGTGGCGTTCAACGGCATTCCGCCGCTGAAGACCTACCACATCTGA
- a CDS encoding metal ABC transporter substrate-binding protein: MRKLVGMIGLALVLASGAARAEGRINVVASFSILADMVRNVGGDRVNVIALVGPDGDPHVYAPTPADAKKVADARLLVINGLGFEGWLPRLLQASGSKAPITVATKGIMPRKMGGHDDSHAWQSVANAKIYVINIRDGLIAVAPDQADVFKANADAYLAKLEALDREVREAVEKIPQERRKVISTHDAFGYFADTYGVTFFSPLSVSTDAEPSARDIAAIIAQIKVAKIPAVFLENISDPRLIRQIAAETGARIGGTLYSDSLTGENGDAPTYIDMVRHNIKALTSALAD; the protein is encoded by the coding sequence ATGCGCAAGTTGGTGGGGATGATCGGTCTGGCACTGGTGCTGGCGAGCGGTGCGGCGCGCGCCGAGGGACGCATCAACGTCGTTGCGAGCTTCTCGATCCTTGCCGACATGGTCCGGAATGTCGGAGGTGACCGCGTCAATGTCATTGCACTCGTCGGGCCCGACGGCGACCCGCATGTCTACGCGCCGACGCCCGCGGACGCGAAGAAGGTCGCCGACGCCCGCCTCCTGGTCATCAACGGCCTCGGCTTCGAGGGCTGGCTGCCGCGGTTGCTGCAGGCTTCCGGCAGCAAGGCGCCGATCACGGTGGCGACCAAGGGCATCATGCCGCGGAAGATGGGCGGCCATGACGATTCGCATGCCTGGCAATCGGTGGCCAACGCGAAGATCTATGTCATCAATATCCGCGACGGGCTGATCGCCGTGGCCCCCGACCAGGCCGACGTCTTCAAGGCCAATGCCGACGCCTATCTGGCCAAGCTGGAGGCACTCGACCGTGAGGTGCGCGAGGCGGTGGAGAAGATACCGCAGGAGCGGCGCAAGGTGATCTCCACCCACGACGCCTTCGGCTATTTCGCCGACACCTACGGGGTCACATTTTTCTCGCCGCTCAGCGTCTCCACGGATGCCGAGCCCAGCGCGCGCGATATCGCCGCTATCATCGCCCAGATCAAGGTTGCGAAAATTCCGGCAGTTTTTCTCGAAAATATCAGCGATCCGCGCCTGATCCGGCAGATCGCCGCCGAGACCGGCGCCAGGATCGGCGGGACCCTTTACTCCGACAGTCTGACGGGCGAAAACGGCGACGCCCCCACTTACATTGACATGGTCAGGCACAATATAAAGGCCCTGACCAGCGCGCTCGCCGACTAG
- a CDS encoding N-acetyltransferase codes for MTAKRNTPVALIRNAAPFAIRAERASDVVAREALLDACFGENRHTRTCQRLRDGRAPAAGLSLSAVRQDGRLVGTVRLWHVSAGGRSALMLGPLAVDDDCRGLGVGAALMQRALAVAKARGHGAVILLGDAPYYARFGFSTAKTGALSLPGAFERERLLAIELVDGALDGAWGMITPTGALLPKAKASRARNREAPLAVPHAA; via the coding sequence ATGACTGCAAAACGGAACACCCCCGTTGCCCTCATCCGGAATGCCGCTCCGTTCGCGATCCGTGCGGAGCGGGCATCGGACGTCGTCGCGCGCGAAGCGCTGCTGGATGCCTGCTTTGGCGAGAACCGCCATACGCGCACCTGCCAGCGCCTGCGTGACGGACGCGCGCCTGCCGCAGGCCTGAGCCTGTCGGCCGTGCGCCAGGACGGCCGGCTGGTTGGAACCGTGCGGTTGTGGCACGTCAGCGCGGGGGGCCGCAGCGCGCTGATGCTGGGGCCGCTGGCAGTTGACGACGACTGTCGCGGCCTCGGCGTCGGCGCTGCGCTGATGCAGCGCGCGCTGGCTGTCGCCAAGGCGCGCGGCCATGGCGCGGTGATCCTGCTCGGCGATGCCCCCTATTACGCCCGCTTCGGCTTCTCGACCGCCAAGACCGGCGCGCTCTCGCTGCCGGGCGCGTTCGAGCGCGAGCGGCTGCTCGCAATCGAGCTCGTTGACGGCGCCCTCGACGGCGCCTGGGGCATGATCACGCCGACCGGCGCGTTGCTGCCCAAGGCCAAGGCATCCCGCGCCCGCAACCGGGAGGCACCGCTCGCCGTGCCGCACGCGGCCTGA
- a CDS encoding RidA family protein — MPRRLISTGSPFEKTAGYSRAVVDGDFAFVAGTTGYDYATMTMPDDVTSQSRNCFKTIEAALKEGGFAMADIVRATYYLTDVNGADAHFAVCGEVLGDIRPAATLLIVAGLLKPEMKVEIEVTAKRRNP; from the coding sequence ATGCCCCGTCGCCTGATTTCCACAGGGTCGCCCTTTGAAAAGACTGCCGGCTACAGCCGCGCCGTGGTCGACGGCGACTTCGCCTTCGTCGCCGGAACCACCGGCTACGACTACGCCACGATGACCATGCCCGATGATGTCACGAGCCAGTCACGCAACTGCTTCAAGACCATCGAGGCAGCCCTCAAGGAGGGCGGCTTCGCGATGGCCGACATCGTCCGCGCGACCTACTACCTCACCGACGTCAACGGCGCGGACGCCCATTTCGCGGTCTGCGGCGAGGTTCTCGGCGACATCCGCCCGGCGGCGACGCTGCTGATCGTCGCGGGGCTCCTGAAGCCCGAGATGAAGGTCGAGATCGAAGTCACCGCGAAGCGACGCAACCCCTGA
- a CDS encoding WD40 repeat domain-containing protein, with protein MSDFDAPDGPSIVSITDRVKLLPLGAAVGSVHFLGDRAFFVGAEESVAIATADGEITRVQTHFGAILCAASDGKRLVTGGDDGKLIVTDAKGETSTIATDAKRRWIDNVALHTDGTVAWSAGKTAFVRSLKGEDKSFEVPSTVGGLAFAPKGLRLAIAHYGGVTLWFPNMAANPEFLEWAGSHLAVTFSPDNKFLVTAMHEPALHGWRLADNRHMRMSGYPGRVRSMSWSAGGKGLATSGADTVIVWPFTSKDGPMGKEPAMLAPMPARVAVVACHPKNDIMAVGYSDGTVLMVRLEDGAEILVRRNGGAAVSGLAWNAKGTLLAFGAEDGDAGILEM; from the coding sequence ATGAGCGATTTCGACGCGCCCGACGGGCCCTCCATCGTTTCGATCACCGACCGCGTCAAGCTGCTCCCGCTCGGCGCGGCCGTCGGTTCGGTGCATTTCCTCGGCGACCGCGCGTTCTTCGTCGGCGCGGAAGAAAGCGTGGCGATCGCGACCGCCGATGGCGAGATCACCCGCGTGCAGACGCATTTCGGCGCCATCCTGTGCGCGGCGTCAGACGGCAAGCGGCTCGTTACCGGCGGTGACGACGGCAAGCTGATCGTAACAGACGCGAAGGGCGAGACCTCGACGATCGCGACCGACGCCAAGCGGCGCTGGATCGACAACGTGGCGCTGCATACCGACGGCACGGTGGCGTGGTCGGCGGGCAAGACCGCCTTCGTCCGCAGCCTCAAGGGCGAGGACAAGAGCTTTGAGGTGCCGTCGACGGTCGGCGGGCTCGCCTTCGCGCCGAAGGGGCTGCGGCTCGCGATCGCGCATTACGGCGGCGTGACGCTGTGGTTTCCCAACATGGCCGCCAATCCGGAATTCCTAGAATGGGCCGGCTCGCACCTCGCCGTCACCTTCAGCCCGGACAACAAATTCCTTGTCACGGCAATGCACGAGCCCGCGCTGCATGGCTGGCGGCTCGCCGACAACAGGCACATGCGGATGAGCGGCTATCCCGGCCGCGTGCGCTCGATGTCATGGAGCGCCGGCGGCAAGGGGCTCGCGACCTCGGGCGCCGATACCGTGATCGTCTGGCCGTTCACCAGCAAGGACGGCCCGATGGGCAAGGAGCCGGCGATGCTGGCGCCGATGCCGGCGCGGGTTGCTGTGGTCGCCTGCCATCCGAAGAACGACATCATGGCGGTCGGCTACAGCGACGGCACGGTGCTGATGGTCCGGCTCGAGGACGGCGCCGAGATCCTGGTGCGGAGGAACGGCGGCGCGGCGGTCTCGGGGCTGGCGTGGAATGCCAAGGGCACGCTGCTCGCCTTCGGCGCGGAAGATGGTGACGCGGGCATTCTGGAAATGTAA
- a CDS encoding MgtC/SapB family protein, producing MRFLATFQTADFIDTLISLASAFVLGTLIGAERQYRQRTAGLRTNVLVAVGAAAFVDLAMHLAGADGAVRVIAYVVSGIGFLGAGVIMKQGMDVRGLNTAATLWSSAAVGSCAGADLVAQAVALTVFVIAGNTLLRPLVNAINRIPLDEKASEATYYVKVAVTTEALPAMRDRLVEKLEAASYPVADVAVVEVSDGLLEIVATLVSTAIDPSELNTVVADLERQPGVRHATWESNTAD from the coding sequence ATGCGATTTCTTGCGACGTTTCAGACCGCCGACTTCATCGACACCCTGATCAGTCTGGCTTCTGCCTTCGTGCTCGGCACGCTGATCGGGGCGGAGCGGCAGTACCGGCAGCGTACCGCGGGCCTGCGCACCAATGTGCTGGTCGCGGTCGGCGCTGCCGCCTTCGTTGACCTCGCGATGCACCTCGCGGGTGCCGACGGCGCGGTGCGGGTGATCGCCTATGTCGTGTCGGGCATCGGCTTCCTCGGCGCCGGCGTCATCATGAAGCAGGGCATGGACGTGCGCGGCCTCAACACTGCGGCGACGCTGTGGTCCTCGGCCGCGGTCGGCTCCTGCGCCGGTGCCGACCTGGTCGCGCAGGCGGTGGCGCTGACCGTCTTCGTGATCGCCGGCAACACGCTGCTGCGTCCGCTCGTCAATGCCATCAACCGCATCCCGCTCGACGAGAAGGCCTCGGAGGCGACCTATTACGTCAAGGTCGCGGTGACCACGGAGGCGCTGCCCGCGATGCGCGACCGCCTGGTGGAGAAGCTCGAAGCGGCGAGCTATCCGGTCGCCGACGTTGCCGTGGTCGAGGTCAGTGACGGACTTCTGGAGATCGTTGCGACGCTGGTCTCGACAGCGATCGATCCGAGCGAGTTGAATACCGTCGTCGCCGATCTCGAACGTCAGCCCGGCGTGCGTCACGCGACCTGGGAAAGCAACACTGCGGACTGA